In Lactuca sativa cultivar Salinas chromosome 5, Lsat_Salinas_v11, whole genome shotgun sequence, the DNA window TTTATGTCTGTCTCTTCTTCAACAAGTTTATGCAGAGCTTTTACTATTTCAGGAGCTTGAGTAACTATGGCTTTCACACTTTCAATCCTACTTTCCCACCTTGTAGTTGACAATGATTTTAAAGTGAAACTTTATTTCGGTAATTAAAATGCATCGGAGGCCAAATGTTAAAACGCATCTAAAATTGGAACCAAAAGTTATCGGACTAATTTTATTTATTGATAAAACATAAAATCagatttttcaaaaatactaATACTATAACTATAAATTATCCTAAAAATCGGAGGCCCCCTAAAATCGGAGGCCTGGTGCGACCGCACCGCCGGCACCACCCCAGGGCCgccactgatatatatatatatatatatatatatatatatatatatatatatatatatatatatatatatatatatatatatatatatattatttcataattaatgtcaataacataatatttttaatatatttttaaaaatattaactaGATAATTATTAACTAATAATTTTTAGATGGACCAACGTTATCCCATCTAATATTAGTATTAACAGAAATAAATTGTTTAAGGGACCAATGCtagcatttttataaaaaaaaataaaaaataaaaaataaaaaaaatcatagtaATAAAAAACGAATAAATATGGCCCAACAAACTGACGAAATAAACCCAAAGTAGGTATGAATAGCATTAAATATAAAGATCATTTTATCATTATTTTATCATAAATATTGATTTTCATACTTAATTAGTGGGTATTTTAACATTCAATGTTTGTAATCAACAGAGATTTTCAGTTCTCCTTGATACAAACTAAGCTAAAGATACACATAAATAAACAGTAAAAACTCTTCTATACTCTAAAAAATTTCAAATGTAATTTGAACCGAAAGGACTAATCTGTGATATATATTCTATTTCAGCCATCCctgaatgatttatcaatttatactccctaattaataattattgAATCAATACAACATTTTTTCCTATGTACGTTTTATAGATCCGATATTACTTTCTTACCCATCCTACCtagtaaatgaaaataattttgccacatgtccctCTCTCgttaacttggacacatgtcattttttggtatttttgattaaatgttttttccatttgtcattttcttattttttatcttttcttaattaacacatcatatttacacctcaattaataattaccttaaatgaaaataaccaataaattataatattactactcatataatatttaatatgattcattttaaattcaaatttttaattttaaatttcaaatctaaaattttaaatttaaataaatttttgtttaaactttaatatttaattttttgttttatcgaacccgtataacatacgggtctcaTACCTAGTTGATAACATTACAAAATAGTCGTAATATTGACTTTGGTTCATaagtttttttatttgttttcatttaaaagcatttttaaTGTTTGACTAATATTCAGCAAAATATGGTAAGAAAATAAAGTTCAACTTTTTCACGTACATAACGTTTAACTAGAAGAGTATAGTCCTAAAGAACAAATCTTTAACTCCCTAAAATGTAAGGCAACAAAGGGAAAATGAGATATAATTGGTCCTTAATTAGTGCCTTAAAGATATAATTAGTTCTTAATTAAGTATATAATATGcacataaaaacccatttaatTCGATGCCAAAACAAAGAAAGTAATGCCCTTATTAAGGTCAACAATCCTTAAATGGTACATGCATACACCTCCTTTATTTATGTATCCTATAAAAGAGCCTACACAAAATATATAGGCTGTAAATATTCAAGACTCTTATTGCCTTCTTATGGCAGATGAAATGTGTGAtaatagtggtggtggtggtggtgatactCCCAGCAAGGTGGTGGTTGATGGCCAAAAACTACCGCCCATGGTGGTGGAAGTGGCGGATGATAAGAACAAATCACCACGACACCCTCGATGGACCCGACAAGAAACACTTACCCTTATAGAAGGCAAGAAAGTTGCAGAGAATAGAGGGCGTAGGGGCCGGAGATCAAGTTCGGTTTTTGGGTCAGACCAGGTCGAACCCAAGTGGGATTCGGTTGCTTCGTACTGTAAACAGCATGGGGTGAACCGGGGCCCGGTTCAATGCCGGAAAAGATGGAGTAATATGGTGGGTGATTTCAAGAAGATAAAAGCATGGGAATCACAAGTGAAACAAGAATCGGATTCATATTGGTTGATGCGAAATGATTTGAGGAAAGAGAATAAGTTGCCGGGTTTTTTTGATCAGGAAGTGTTTGATGTATTGGATGGGAAAGCGTTTACTAAGGCGGAGTATAAGCTTGCTCTGGTGACTGTAAGTGCCGATACAAAAGATGAAAATGGGGTGGGGGTGGTGGCCGGAGatgaagaggaggaggaggaggaaggggaGGCGGAGGTGGAGGAGGATGTGGTTTTTGATAGTGGTCGACGTGCTGTGTCTGATGATGGTCTTTTTCCAGATTCCGACAAAATGGAGGAAGAAGCTGACAACCCAATACCGGGATCCCCGGATCCTATGCCTATTTCAGGTGACTTTCGTGTGATTCAAACGGGGTTTTGAAATTGATTATCTGTATGCTTGCATTTAGTAACTTCTCACTAATATCTGATTTTGACTAACAGAGAAGAGATGTCAAACATTTCACCAGGATTGCTCACAAGGTAAACCATACTATATCTTCTGTTAGTTTTCTTTGATCACATTCTTGTTGATTAATGAATTTGCAGTAATGATCTCTTCACATTAAAAAGTATATATACAGATATAATGGACTTTTAAGATACACAATTACAAGTAGGACCAAATACATGGGGAGATATAAATTATACTAATATTTGTTAGTATTTAGTATAAGATTATATTGGTCCATTTATTTTGCCATGTTACGGAAAATTCATTAATCAacaattatttattctaatctaTACTTTCTACTGAAGATGGCAGTCTGAACTAATGTATCTAAAATCATGTAAATTTAGAGTGAGTAAATAGAAAAGACTTATATTTTGAACTAATTTAACAGGTCAAATTGGGTGAAAATATATATACAACAAAACTCAACCCAATATTAATGGGTTAGGTTAAAATTTTCAACTTGTTTAATTAAATAAGTCAAATTAGGCTTTTTCTAATTTTATCTTATTTAAATTTAATgagttttttttcttaattagcttatatttaataaataaaaataaaattgtaaTATTATATGAATAAGTGATTTGTAGTTGTAGTTGTACTTTAATCTTCCTTTGAACAATATTCATGTTTGTAACTTATATATAGGGGTGtttgtttggatggatcggttcgattcgatccgatccaattaagtaaattcaaatcgattttgatttttaaaatattaatctGAATAATTCAAACAAAATTCATATCCGATCAAACtattttaaaaccattttaaaactatatataattataatattatccaatTTTTATAGAAGAAGCAGAAACAGATTATTTAattgtgatttaaaatttataaacaactactaatAAGGTATATtgtagtttattatttaatagataatttttttgagagaaaatacatattaatgttttttattaggTGAAACTTTTTGAATTTATTTGAAAAAGCAaatgataaaattaataaataattatagatatattaaatataaataagcAATAAAGTGTTATTcggttttttggactattcggtttttaTTTCATAAACTAAAAGCAATCCGAAAtctaaaataataattcggtgTTGTTAAAAACTAATATAAAAATCCGAATATCTGAACTCAATTGTtcgatccaaattgtccaatttaTTTTCATCTAAATAATGaaaccctacttatttagctacacaaaatcatttttaaatatatttacatTTTAAATTTTGG includes these proteins:
- the LOC111906245 gene encoding trihelix transcription factor ASR3 isoform X1 → MADEMCDNSGGGGGDTPSKVVVDGQKLPPMVVEVADDKNKSPRHPRWTRQETLTLIEGKKVAENRGRRGRRSSSVFGSDQVEPKWDSVASYCKQHGVNRGPVQCRKRWSNMVGDFKKIKAWESQVKQESDSYWLMRNDLRKENKLPGFFDQEVFDVLDGKAFTKAEYKLALVTVSADTKDENGVGVVAGDEEEEEEEGEAEVEEDVVFDSGRRAVSDDGLFPDSDKMEEEADNPIPGSPDPMPISEKRCQTFHQDCSQAGTLNEQQTNWASWKGRMPQEGCKRRRVSTDELHNKNFNARLIEVLEKNVNSLNARLEAENTNCQLERDERKDYNNNLVSALNRISDALTKIADKL
- the LOC111906245 gene encoding trihelix transcription factor ASR3 isoform X2, with product MADEMCDNSGGGGGDTPSKVVVDGQKLPPMVVEVADDKNKSPRHPRWTRQETLTLIEGKKVAENRGRRGRRSSSVFGSDQVEPKWDSVASYCKQHGVNRGPVQCRKRWSNMVGDFKKIKAWESQVKQESDSYWLMRNDLRKENKLPGFFDQEVFDVLDGKAFTKAEYKLALVTVSADTKDENGVGVVAGDEEEEEEEGEAEVEEDVVFDSGRRAVSDDGLFPDSDKMEEEADNPIPGSPDPMPISEKRCQTFHQDCSQGTLNEQQTNWASWKGRMPQEGCKRRRVSTDELHNKNFNARLIEVLEKNVNSLNARLEAENTNCQLERDERKDYNNNLVSALNRISDALTKIADKL